GATGTTTCCCAGCGCCTGTATGTCACCGTGGAGTTGAACGGCGACATTCTGGAGCGGGACGCATTTACCGCTACCCCGGTGGCCGATGGTGACGTGATTGAATTTCTCTACTTCATGGGAGGTGGAGCCCCATGACCGACGAGCAGATCGAGCGGTACTCACGCCATATCATCCTGAAGGAGGTGGGGGGCACGGGGCAGCGCAAGCTGCTTGACGGCCGGGTGCTGATCATCGGCGCCGGTGGCCTGGGGGCCCCCATCGCCCTCTACCTGGCGGCGGCAGGGGTCGGCACCATCGGCATTGCCGATGCCGACGACGTTGACCTCTCCAACCTGCAACGCCAGGTGATCCATTTCACCCCCGACATCGGCACCCCCAAGGTGGAGTCGGCCCGCCGGAAGATGCAGGCCATCAACCCCGACGTCACGGTCGTCACCTACAAGGAATGGATCAGTGCCGCCAACATCGCCGCCATTATTGCGGAGTACGATTTCGTCATCGACGGCACGGACAATTTTGCCGCCAAGTTTCTGATCAACGACGCCTGTGTACTGGCCGGAAAACCGTACTCCCACGGCGGCATTTTGCAATTCGACGGCCAGACCATCACCGTACAACCGGGTGAATCTGCCTGCTACCGCTGCATCTTCCCTGAACCGCCGCCAAAGGACGCCATCCCCACCTGCTCCCGGGCCGGGGTGATCGGGGTCCTGCCCGGCGTCGTCGGTACCATCCAGGCCACCGAGGCGATCAAGTTCCTGCTGGGCACGGGGGAATTGCTCACCAACCGGCTGCTGACCTACAGCGCCCTGCGGATGAAATTTCGCGAAGTGCCCCTGAAACGTTCGCCCACCTGCCCGGTCTGCGGCGACCACCCGGTCATCACCGAACTGCGGGACGAACTGGACGCCCTGACCGTCTGCGACCTGGAGACCCGCTGACCATGCTGCGCATCCCGGCCGTGATCCACGACGAACTGATCAGCCGCGCCCGCGAGGGGGCTCCTCTGGAGGTCTGCGGCATTCTGGGCGGAAGCGATGCCACGGTGTCGCTCCACTACCCGATGACCAATACCGATGCCAGCAACGAGCATTTCACGATGGACCCGAAGGAGCAGTTTGCGGTGGTCAAGGACCTGCGCGCCAAGGGGCAGACCATGCTGGCCATCTACCACTCCCACCCGGAAACCCCTGCCCGCCCCTCGGAAGAGGATATCCGGCTGGCCCTGACCCCGGATGTCTCCTACGTGATCATCTCCCTTGCCGATGCCGGGACTCCGGATCTGAAGTCGTTCCGCATCACCGCCGGAATCGTGCAGCCCGAGCCGATCAACATAATTAAATATCAATTCGATAGATATTATAAAATTAATTCTTGACAAATACGCTTTGGCTCCGCTAGTGTCGCTAACACTTGCTGCGAAATAAACCGGAAAGGAGCCATTGCGTGAGCACCACCATAGACTTGCGCGGCGTCAGTTGTCCCACCAATTTCGTCAGAGCCAAGCTGGCCCTGGAAGACCTGCCGGGGCACGAAGCGGAGGTACTGCTGCTGGATGACGGGGAAGCGGTCAGGAACGTTCCCCTCAGCCTCGAAGCTGAAGGGCACCGCCTGATCGGCCTGAAGCAAAGCAACGAGGGACACTATATTCTGGAGCTGAAAAAAGCCGGCCACTGACGTCCATATTTTTTTCACCACTAAATCTACCATAACTACAGACAAAGGAGAAAAACTGATGTTCAAAAAACGCGTAACAACCGCCATCGCCACTCTGGCCCTGAGCCTGCTCACCGCAACAGCAGCCCTGGCCGCCAACATCAACCTGCTGAACGTTTCCTACGACCCAACCCGGGAACTGTACGCCGACTTCAACACCGCTTTTGCCGCGTACTGGAAGCAGAAAACCGGCGATACCGTCACCATCAAGCAGTCCCACGGCGGCTCCGGCAAGCAGGCCCGCTCGGTCATCGACGGCCTGGAAGCCGATGTGGTCACCCTGGCCCTGGCCTACGACATCGATGCCATTGCCGAAAAAGGGTTGATCAAGCCGGGCTGGCAGAAGGAGCTGCCCCATAACAGTGCCCCCTACACCTCCACCATCGTCTTCCTGGTGCGCAAGGGGAACCCCAAGAAGATCAAGAACTGGGACGATCTGATCAAACCGGGGGTCGCGGTAATCACCCCCAACCCCAAGACGTCCGGCGGCGCCCGCTGGAACTACCTGGCAGCCTGGGCCTTTGCCCTGCATCAGCCCGGCGGCACCGAAGCCAAGGCCAGGGAGTTCGTGAGCAGGCTGTTCAAGAACGTGCCGGTGCTTGACTCCGGCGCGCGCGGCTCCACCAACACCTTTGTCCAGCGCGGCCTGGGCGATGTGCTGCTGGCTTGGGAAAACGAGGCGTTCCTGGCCATCAACGAGTTGGGACCGGACAAGTTTGAAATCGTCACCCCCTCCGAGAGCATCCTGGCCGAGCCGCCGGTGACCGTGATCGACAGGGTGGCGGACAAACGGGGTACGCGGAACGTGGCCGAAGCATATCTGAACTATCTCTACAGCGACGAGGGGCAGAAAATCGCCGCCAAGCACTACTACCGTCCCATCAGCAAGAAGGTCCCCACCAAACTGGCCAAAGTGAAGCTGTACACCATCGACCAAGCCTTCGGCGGCTGGCAAAAGGCCCAGAAAGTCCATTTCAGCGACGGCGGCACGTTTGACCAAATCTACGCTGCAAGGAAATAACCGCCTGACGGGGCGGCTCCGGTCGCTCCGTCTACACCTTCACCTGACAGCAGGGTAAAAACGGCATAAAAAAAAGGGGACAGCATAACGCTATCCCCTTGATTTCTTTGGCGGGCGGTATTGGATTCGAACCAACGACCTTTGGCTTCGGAGGCCAACACTCTATCCAACTGAGCTAACCGCCCGTGAACGGTAACTATCGCATACAATCATCCGACAACTCAAGCAAAAAATCTGTTCATTCCGTCCCTGCTTTGCTACTATCCGGGAAATCATGAGGACAATCGGACTGACAGGGGGTATCGCCACCGGCAAGAGCACGGTGGCGGAACTGCTGGCCCAACGGGGCGCTGTAGTGATCGACGCCGACCAGCTGTCCCGCGACGCGGTGGCGCCGGGCACTCCCCTGTTGCAGCGGATCGCTGCGTTGTTCGGCGCTGACGCGCTGCAGGCCGACGGTTCCCTGGACCGTCAGGCGGTGCGGGAGCTGATCTTCAGAGACCCGGAGCGGCGCAAACAGCTGGAGGCGCTGCTGCATCCGGCCATCCGGGAGTTGTCCCTGCGCCGGCTGGAGGAGGCCCGCCAGAGCGGGGCAGCAGTGGCGGTCTACATGGCACCGTTGCTGATCGAGGCCGGCGCCGCGGATCGGGTGGATGAAATCTGGGTGGTGACGGTCCGGCCCGAGGTGCAGCTGGAACGCCTGATGACACGGGACGGCTGTGACCGGCAGCAGGCGGAGCGGATCGTGGCGGCGCAGATGCCGCTGGCGGAAAAGGAAAAGTACGGGGTCGTGGTGATCGACAACAGCGGTAGTCCCGAAGAAACGGCCCGGCAGGTGGAGGAGGCATGGCAGCGGAGGATCGGCCCATGACGGAACAACGCAAGATTATCCGCCGTACTCCGGCCACACCGCCACCGGCGCGGCAGCAGCTCCGGCTGTTCGCCACCGTCCCCCTGGGGGCAGAAGAGCTGACCGCAACGGAGCTGACCGGACTGGGAGCCGCCGATGTCGCGCCGGTACGGGGCGGCGTCGCGTTCAACGGCGACCGCGCCCTGCTTTACCGCAGCCTGCTGCAGGTGCGCACCGCCAGCCGGATACTTGTTCATTTGGGGAACTTTCCCTGCACATCGCCGCAGGAACTGTACGACGGCGTCCGGTCGCTCCCCTGGAACGAACTGCTCACCCCGGCCATGACCCTGGCGGTGGATTGTACCCTGCGGGATTCCACCATAACCCATTCCCACTTCGCTGCCCTCAAGGCCAAGGATGCCATCGTGGACCTGCTGCGGGAACAGTGCGGCAGCCGTCCCAGCATCGACACGAAAAATCCCGACCTTCGGGTCAATCTTCATATTGCCAAAAACCAGGCCACGGTGTCGCTGGACGCCTGCGGCGAGCCGCTGGACCGGCGGGGGTGGCGCCTGGACCGCAACGCCGCTCCCCTGCGGGAAACCCTGGCGGCAGCCATCATGCTGCACACCGGCTGGGATGGCACGGTACCGCTCCTGGACCCGATGTGCGGTTCCGGCACCCTGTTGCTGGAAGGGGCGGCCATCGCCCTGCGACAGCCGGCCGGTGCGGGACGGGAGTTCGGCCTGATGCGCTGGCGCGATTTCGACCAGCGGCTCTGGGAAGAAGTGCTGCGGCAGGAGCAGGCCGTTGCCGGCGAGTCCCTGGCGGTGCCGGTGCTGGGCTACGACCGCGACCCGAAGGCGATCATCGCCTGCC
The window above is part of the Trichlorobacter ammonificans genome. Proteins encoded here:
- the thiS gene encoding sulfur carrier protein ThiS, which encodes MTVTINGKTASLPDNPQRTVESLLEELDVSQRLYVTVELNGDILERDAFTATPVADGDVIEFLYFMGGGAP
- a CDS encoding HesA/MoeB/ThiF family protein; this translates as MTDEQIERYSRHIILKEVGGTGQRKLLDGRVLIIGAGGLGAPIALYLAAAGVGTIGIADADDVDLSNLQRQVIHFTPDIGTPKVESARRKMQAINPDVTVVTYKEWISAANIAAIIAEYDFVIDGTDNFAAKFLINDACVLAGKPYSHGGILQFDGQTITVQPGESACYRCIFPEPPPKDAIPTCSRAGVIGVLPGVVGTIQATEAIKFLLGTGELLTNRLLTYSALRMKFREVPLKRSPTCPVCGDHPVITELRDELDALTVCDLETR
- a CDS encoding M67 family metallopeptidase, with the protein product MLRIPAVIHDELISRAREGAPLEVCGILGGSDATVSLHYPMTNTDASNEHFTMDPKEQFAVVKDLRAKGQTMLAIYHSHPETPARPSEEDIRLALTPDVSYVIISLADAGTPDLKSFRITAGIVQPEPINIIKYQFDRYYKINS
- a CDS encoding sulfurtransferase TusA family protein, which gives rise to MSTTIDLRGVSCPTNFVRAKLALEDLPGHEAEVLLLDDGEAVRNVPLSLEAEGHRLIGLKQSNEGHYILELKKAGH
- a CDS encoding sulfate ABC transporter substrate-binding protein; protein product: MFKKRVTTAIATLALSLLTATAALAANINLLNVSYDPTRELYADFNTAFAAYWKQKTGDTVTIKQSHGGSGKQARSVIDGLEADVVTLALAYDIDAIAEKGLIKPGWQKELPHNSAPYTSTIVFLVRKGNPKKIKNWDDLIKPGVAVITPNPKTSGGARWNYLAAWAFALHQPGGTEAKAREFVSRLFKNVPVLDSGARGSTNTFVQRGLGDVLLAWENEAFLAINELGPDKFEIVTPSESILAEPPVTVIDRVADKRGTRNVAEAYLNYLYSDEGQKIAAKHYYRPISKKVPTKLAKVKLYTIDQAFGGWQKAQKVHFSDGGTFDQIYAARK
- the coaE gene encoding dephospho-CoA kinase (Dephospho-CoA kinase (CoaE) performs the final step in coenzyme A biosynthesis.): MRTIGLTGGIATGKSTVAELLAQRGAVVIDADQLSRDAVAPGTPLLQRIAALFGADALQADGSLDRQAVRELIFRDPERRKQLEALLHPAIRELSLRRLEEARQSGAAVAVYMAPLLIEAGAADRVDEIWVVTVRPEVQLERLMTRDGCDRQQAERIVAAQMPLAEKEKYGVVVIDNSGSPEETARQVEEAWQRRIGP
- a CDS encoding THUMP domain-containing class I SAM-dependent RNA methyltransferase, whose amino-acid sequence is MTEQRKIIRRTPATPPPARQQLRLFATVPLGAEELTATELTGLGAADVAPVRGGVAFNGDRALLYRSLLQVRTASRILVHLGNFPCTSPQELYDGVRSLPWNELLTPAMTLAVDCTLRDSTITHSHFAALKAKDAIVDLLREQCGSRPSIDTKNPDLRVNLHIAKNQATVSLDACGEPLDRRGWRLDRNAAPLRETLAAAIMLHTGWDGTVPLLDPMCGSGTLLLEGAAIALRQPAGAGREFGLMRWRDFDQRLWEEVLRQEQAVAGESLAVPVLGYDRDPKAIIACRENARRAGLSYQVAFDRKPFEEAEPCGHQGVLVMNPPYGVRMGERAELEALYRKIGEVFKRRFSGWTAYLLAGDLELARLVGLKPSRRFVLFNGPLECRLLKYELY